ACATGAGGTTCTCGGCCAGCATTATATAATTGAACCCACATGGATCTAGCTCacaaattttatcaaacaaatgATAGGTACCTCGGTCAACatgatttttgatgaagaacatCCTTCAAAATAGGTCTATATGACAAATTCGATCGACAATTTAGTAGTGAAGGAAATTCTCCGTCAAGGCCTGCATTGAAATACCCACTTACCTAGTTCAAGCATTTCACCAAACACGTGATATACGTCAAAGGAGCTTAGATGAAAAGGTAAAGCAACGATTACCTCCAGATCATCACAAAGGCAACACAGCAAGTTCAGATCACCATTAATAGAGCCTCATTCGCAGCCGATTTTCACACAGGCAATATTCAGGTCTCTCGACCTCTGCTTCCTAGTAAAACAACAAGAAAACACAGCATCTGCTCTAATTGAAGGGAGACTGATTACCGGTGGGTGCGAGGAAACGAAAAGTTCGAGGAAGTGCAGATGCTTCGCAAGAACAGGCTGGACGGATACTCTGTGGTAACTGGTAATAACAAAGTGGAATCCACCCAATGACGAGAATATTGTCACAATGAGTAGAATTCGGGTCGAGATCGTTGTGCCGAGCTTCTCAACGTACTACTCCTTATATCCCTCGTCTTCAAATGGGCTTTCAATCTTCATGGGTCGTACTTGATACCACTGTTTGTCATGGGAAAACCTTCTTCAGACCATCCGAATTCAACTTCAAaggagaaaaaacataaaaacaaacaacaaaagaagcaTAATAAGCCCAACAAAACAATCAAGTCTTGTTCTGACTTCCTTACAGACAAAGTATGCGGGTGTCCACATCGTACTTACTTGCCACTTGCCGGACTTTCGTCGGTGTGGGATTCAGTGTAACCAGCTCAAAAATACGCAGCGTGGTCGAGTCCAGGAAACACCGAATTTCTGTTATCACGACATCTTCAATAACTGTTACGGTTGGGCAACCGCTTGCAACCGTCAATAGTGGAACACTGTAAATCCATATTTGTGGTGTCAGCCAAACTCTCCAACGACCTGCAATCGTGAATCCACCACTTCTGGGAAGATTCCCAGTAGACCTTCCACGCTCCTTAGCTTTGGACATTCTCCTACTCTGAGCTTCCTTAGCTTTCTCAATTTCCGTAAGTCTGACATCCTTTTCATGGACCTGCAATCTACGACCGATAGGAAGCAAAGGGATCCCAATTCTTCAAGGCCGCATccaagcaaatgaacctcttGCAAATTCCTCATGTGCGACACATCAAGTGCTTTGGGAGGAACTCACAGCTGCATATGGATGACCTCCAACTCCGCCCAAAATATACCAGGAAATTCCGACATCAAACAACTATCCAATCGCAAGGTTGACAAGTTTTCAGAAATGGAAACATTCTACGACTGTGCGATCACCAGATTTCCAATTTCTGACTCTACTAAACTAGAAGGGAGCTGGGGGACGAAATGTAGGGCCACCCGCGAGAATGCTCATTACCTCGGCTGGGTCGAAATTGAGAGGACAGTCTTAGGAGTTCATCTTAGACAAGTCACATTTGGGGGAAGCTCTGGCAACTGTTCACCTCCAGGACATGATTCTAGATTAAGTATTTGGAGATTGGAGAGACCACTCACCGTGGTGGGTAATTTGTATATACCTGTGTATGAAAAGTCTAGGATCCTCAAATAAGACAATCTCCcaatttttttggggattttacCTCTCATGAAGTAACATCTACTAGCATGCaactcttcaagcttctccatcAGCCAGATTGCACTTGGTAATCTTGTTATCCCAACTAGGTTGTTTATTCTAAGTACTTTCAGTTGCTTtagtttgccaattgaattaggCAATCCAGATATTTTAGTGCTTGACAAGTCCAGGATTCTCAAACAAGACAGGCTCCCAATTTCTTCGGGGATTTCGCCAGTCAAGTTGCCACATCCACTAGCGTCCAACTCTTCAAGTATCTCCATCAGCCCGATCGCACTTGGTAATCTTGTTATCCCCCTTATGCGGTTTATCCTAAGTACTTTCAGTTGCTTTAAATTGCCCATTGAATCAGGTAGGTGATCCAAACTTGTCGATGACAAATCCAACTCCACTAATGATTGCAATTCCCCAACCGAGTCGGGAAGTTCCTCTATCTTCGTACACTCAGATAAATTCAACCGCCTAAGTTTCACCAACCCTCCAATCGAGCATGGCAATTTGCTAATCCGACTATGTGACACATCAAAGGTCAACAATGACCGCAAATTACCAAACGTCTCCGGAAGTCTACGTAGCGTATTAGGCATGACAATCTCTATCAAAGCTTGTAGACATCCTATTTCTTCAGGCAACTTTTCAAGAGAGTCACATCCCTTCAAGTTCAAAGCAGTTAGATGCTCTAATTTACCGATGGATGCATCAATTTCAACTAAGTTGCAACAGCcttcaagaatcaatctctccaaggACACCAACATAGATAAATCAGGTGTTCTCATTAAGTAGTTACAATAGCTGAGATCTAGTACTTTAAGTTTGCTTGCCGCCTGCAaaacaatttgataaaatataaaataagaaacaatCCGTACTCAAAAAAGGACTGGAGAAATGATATACGTGTACAAGGAGTGGGACTTGTATCATACCCTAATATGGTTCCAACCAATCCATTTCTCTGAAATATCATCGCATGAAACGTCAAGAATGACTAGATTAGGAAGATGAAAGTTCGTCGCCACAAACTCGTAAGGGCAACATCGCCAAGAAAGCCACGTTAAACGAGAGAGAAGATTATTAAAGTCTCCAGCAAGGAAGACCCCATTCCCTTCAAAGAACCTCGGGTTTCGTAAATTAGCGACTTCATCCTGCGTTACAACGTCTCCACGATATCCTAGTGACAGTGCTTCTATTTCCTCACTTCCCCGACAATGAAAACACCAAGAAGTCCACATGTGAAGattaaaagcaaacaatttGAAGCGCTAATAGCGATtagcttttccttttgcaagAATGGTCTTCAACAATTCACAGGAAAAAAGTGGTTCCATTTTTTACCTCTTTTCGCTTCAGAATGTTCAAGGCTTCCTCGTGATTCCACACTCTGCTACGCTTGCAAGGATTTTTGAAATTCTCTTGATGGACAATTTCCCTTCCGAGATCGCGcacttggtcatgcatccaaaaagtGTTGTCATCTTTGATTTTAATCAAGGACATGAGAAAGAGGGCTTCAATGGCATTGTGTGGGTAGTATCCACATTCATCCCACATGTAGAAGGGGTATGTTCTATccttattaacaaaaaaacaagctatatcCAAAAATACTTGCTTTTGTGCATTATCTAATCTTTCATAAGTTATCATCAATGTTCTTTGGACTTCCATGGGAGGAGCTTTTTGTAGCTTCTTGCATGTGTCTACCCATAATGCTTTGGATTTACCAGAAAGGAATGAACCCGTAACCTCCAATGCTAAAGGAAGCTTTCCCAAAGTGGAGACAACATTTTCTGAAAGGGAAGCATAATGATATGGTGGAGAGTCTCTTCTAAAGGCATGCCTACTGAAAAGCATAAGAGCATGCTCAAATTCCATTTCTTGTACTTCGtaagttgaaatttttgtaGGCTTTTTTGCAAGGACTTCGCCTATTACTTCTCCCTCGGCCATTAGGACACTTCTATTCCTAGTAGTTACGATTATCCTACTACCAGAGCCAAACCAATTACCTTTTTCTGCTAGACTTTTGAGTTGCTCTTTGTCATCAACATCGTCAAGAACAATGAGCacttttcttttgcaaagtACTCTCTTAATCATGTTGGTACCATCATCAACATCATGAATTTGGTCGACAGATCTAGAATCCAAGAACTTGGATAacaattgtttttgcaaatataCCGGACCTCGGCGTTGGGATGACTCTCGGATATCCGAAAGGAAATTGCAACCTTCGAAATGAGAAGACAGTTGGTTGTAGACAACCTTGGCAAGTGTCGTTTTGCCAATCCCGCCTATTCCATGGATTCCAAGAAATTGGACACCATCATATTCCACATCCAACATTCTGATTATAGAATGTACTcgatcatcaactccaactaGATGCTCAGTCACATTTTTAAATCCGACATTTAGCTTAACCAAAACAGTTTGAATTACGTATTGGATCGGATCTCCCCGGCTGCCATAAGGTAACAACTATGTTAGCAATAACTTTTATATTGTAGAACTACTAGCTAAGTGACTCAATTGCCATCGATGCTTGAGTAAATTACGCAAAAGAAATCTAGACCCCAAAACGATCATTTCTTTTACATGACTATATCACCAATAATACAATAACGAGACGGGGAGGAAAGCAAATCTACAGATGAcagttgaaaagtttaagacattTACCCTTCATCTTTCTTCAAGTTCCACCCCTTAATCTCGTTCACCTCGATAAGAGACTTTTCCCATGACTCTACTTGAGTGCTAAACCGCTTCTCATACTTTGAAAGGGCTTGGCtatataattttgttttaagTTTGACATCAGCAGGTTCCACATTGAAGAAAATGGGCAGAATCTCTTTGCTGTCATTTGATTTCGAGGTGCACTCTACCATGTATGTgagctcgcggaggcaccaATGACTCGAAGCATAATTTGTGGAAAATATGGGAATATAGATCTTGGACTTCTCAATTGCTTGCAGAAGTTCACCACCAATTCTTTCGCCAACGCGAAGGGATTCATCATCCCCTGAAGACGAGGATCCCGGCACTAGTCATGCCATGGTAAAGACAATCGGTGAATCCATGACGGGTATCGGGTCCTCGAAAGCTTAGAAAAACTTCATACGAAGGTCCGGATGATGCCCTCGAAGTTGTCCCTTTCTCCATTGTAGGATCTTCAAACGCCATGGATATTgaatcctttctttctctcagGAAAGTTTGCTTTGGGTGTGCTTGGATCTGAGCGTGGGCTCTCAATACAATAACCTCCGGGGATTAGGAAATGAAGCCAGCTGTGCTAAAGAGATCGGAGAGCTGTTTTTACGGAGATGGCCCGCCTAGTTTAGGCGACGGGCCATAGATGGTCAATCTATGATTAATATATGAGTCCGCAATGTCATGGAATCGTAGAAAGAGAATGAGTTTTGTGAGAGGTGGTTGAGTTTATAGATCATCCATTCAAGCCAAGTGGAAGACCGAACCACTATGAATTTGTTTTGCATCTCTTCTATCTCATTAATTCTTTTATATCTGTTTAATAGAAGACACCGATTCTGCATAACTGTTTTCCAATATAGCAACGCATTCTACACGTCCTtcggaaaaacaaaaatgatagtaataatttttcctaaaacaaTAAATTCGCCTCCTCTTAGTCGATGTGCTTATCGATTTATCGGGAAATATCTTTGGTTATTGAACgtgtgaaaatgagaaaaaatggtCTTCGTCTTCTGCAGCATTGCTAGGCAATTGCTTTGGCTGGTTGAACCGGACTTGAACGTGGAAACAGAGAAGATTTGAAGATTTGAATGAAAAAATGGCATGCGGTTTACAAAATTGTTCCGAAATTCTGATCCATTATTAAAAGAAATGCCCAAAGATAGAGGGCGGTCCACAGTCCACTATTAAAAGAATTGATGTGATTGTGTTTGTTTCTTTCGGCAACATTATTGTGTTTAATAAGATTGAAAGCACGTCATCGTTATTTGTCTTGGTCTTTTATTATGTCGTAGGTGTTGGTCTTTATTATATCTTCGAGCTAGGTAACTTGGACGGCACCTTAGGTTGTGGTTAATGATAGAGAAACGATTCAAAGTGTCCGACGTTTCACATGTTTCTTCCGGAATGCAGCCAAAACTCGAAAGACTATGGAAACTTCTTGCAATTGTGACAGGATGACAAACAAGAAGGATAATTAAATGTGTGCAGATAGCTTAGATACATTTGTTTAGAGTGTGCATCTTTTGTCGTGTTCCCGAATTTTCTCCAATTATGAAAAACCTAATTATAATTGTAGGGATGGGGGTGGGATTTTACCTGTTATGTATGACCCCCTCGAAGTAGTCTAACAAACAATGTTCGAATTTAATCCATACTATTACCTAATAATCGATTGATTAGCAAAGTCCTCAATGgaaattattttgtttaatgGAGATGTAAACATGAGCAGCTTGAAATTCTTattacaaatttaaaaattgctactggattatctcaatttttttttttttcaattttagaagAAGGTAATGGGAGGAGGCGGTGTATACTCTCATTTAGATTAATCCTGATGATCAGGGAAAGCAAGTCAAAGTCTGTCACCATCTTTCTTGCTTAGTTTCAAtttccaaatatgtttttttccTACCAAAGAAAGGTATACAAAACCTACTTCCAACCCCCGTCCGTCCCccccaaacacacacacaaaaaaaaaaaaacgactagTCAACGTGCGACCTTGGAGTGCTTCTAATTCTTCCCTTGAATTTCCTCGAAGGTGTGTAATTTGAGGTAATCACGTACTCGCTAGACTATGATTAGGGCAAGACAAGAGACCAGCATGTATAGTACGACGGACAAAATCAAACACATCACAATAATTACATGGGagtttgcgttttttttttttttttgggagagactCAGTTTGGGGTTCTCACAGTTTCTCTTAGGTATTTTAAGAAATTTAGATGTTGGAAAACAATACGTAAAGCTAATTGAATGATACACATCCAACTCTTCAATCTATTTATTGAGTCTAAATAACTCTTATTGATCGAATAGCGTATGTTGTAATGGGTATGGTTCCATAACTGtacttaaatttttctttttaataagaTAATGTGAGCTGATGTAGGTCATGAATGTGAACAAGCGGAAATAAGATACTGGTAATTGTAATGGTAGTTGTCAAATAGATCCGTTGTTGCcttcaaaattgaatctttAACATCCGACGACTATctttatttcaattaagggcatAATTACTTGTTCTGATCCAAATTCATGCTAGGGAACCtaacactatttttttttttttaccgagcTAATAAAGGAAACCCATTATAACGGTGAACAAGAGAAAGCTTCTAGAGCAATGTGGCACAATTAAAAACAAGCTGAGAGGTGAGTTATTTAAAggcctaataccaaaaaaaaaaaaattcccaaacatTGGTATTTGTCTAaaatatatccaaaacttttttttctcataaaaaacgtccaactttagtatttgtcttaattatattcaaaacttttttttgttccaattctactgGCTTAGTATCGaaaaaacccccaacttttGCAAGTGTCCCAAtaatatccaaaattattttcgtaAATGGTTTATTGGTCTGACAACTATTGACtgacttttcaaaaataattatatgTTTGGGTCCCGGAAATGTTTTATTGATTTGCATCCATCGACTTTTTACCTGATCACAGGAAGAAAACAACAGGTAGGTGCTAATCCTCGAAGTAGCCAAATTATTCTCGTCCATCTTCTTCATAGTTATATTGAATAACTTTCGTAACATGTAATTTCACTTGCACAGTCAAACCCAACCCGACCAACCTCTTTTTCATATATCGAGCTTTGTTCAGCCTTTGTTTTTCCCATATATACAAAGTAGCCAACTTATTTGCTGGCATTTTCATCATaatcgattttatttttttacacaGGCTGGATGGTTACTATCATCCCAAGAGGATCAGGGTATGATGCTTTTTCACAAAGGAAGTGCACAAGTTTCTCAACCCATTACTACATATAAGTGAAAATAGTcactgtttaaaaaaaattgtaaaagaaatATCTGAAAGTATCTTCTTTTCCACTCGACATTCAATAATTAAAACAGTAAGAAAAAGTCTCACCATCAATAACTGGACttatcgttttctttttctttatgattAAGTCATTGTCATCAGCTCAAAAAATTTACCATGACCTGTCTTTTTTGTTGGTATTATCAAGAAAATAGTTTCTCTATATCAACCAAGAAGCACTCTAAATTCATATTCATTTGTAATCTTGTCATCATCCAAATGCTGCTTCGccatcgggaaaagtacacttttagtatcAAAAGTTATACACGAAagtcactttggtgtcaaaagtttcagtcggatcactttagtgccaagtcgaaTACAAAAGGATTGATGCATCCGGTGAAATTTTCTGGCTAAAATTATCACGTGTCAttagtaattaattttttaatgtcaaatgacaattaaaaataataataagccaATGTGGacttctacactttaaaataaattaaattcaagtttaaaaattatctaaaaataaattctttgaaaataaaaattgtatataaaatataattaaaaataagtttaatatttaacaaaaaaacctttaaaaaaacGGAGCACAAACCTTACTAGGTGGTGAGGCTTTCACATGTCCTCGCCGCCTGTctgcaacttttatttttgagttttttattttattttgtgaattttttaacagaacttttcattttattttaaataaattttttattttttgattttttccaaattttatttatttttgtaaactaattaaggttgtattttcaatttaatttttttctttgaatttttgccttttttagtTGCTGATTGGACCTCGCTGGAGTCACATCAACAcgaaatattagtaaaataatgccaCTTCATATTTCTGATCGATCAAATCTGACTTGGCATTAAAACattcttttttgtaaaaattttacacttaagtaatctgaatgaaacttttggcactaaagttatCACATGTAcaacttttagcactaaaagTATACTTTTCGCCTTCATCGTCAtacaaaccaaaagaaaaataaaatcatagtTTAAATAAACATCTGGATTAAAATCTAAAACTAATTGGAAGTGTATGAATGTTGGAGATTTGTTGCCATCAAGCTATTGTACGGATgttcaatttcataaaaagCATCGATGGTCTTCGATGATAACATGGTGATTTTCTTGCTACATCTAGTTATTATCAAAATGGAGGATAAGAATCTGCGATCCGACTGTCCTCGAAGCACATATTCTTGACTTTGTAGTAAGAAGACATACACGTTTTGCCTAGTTAAATAAAGATAGACTCTTCCTTGTCTCAGAATGTCTCCTCGAGTCCAAAATTTGGGCTCACGATGAGGCACGTGACCGCTTTATAATTGCAGGTAATTTTCCAATCTTGTTGGCGAAAGACTATGACAGGTATTTTGCCTCATGGTATGATACCCTCGTTTTCATGATTATGCAaacatccaaaaaaattagggaagtACCAACTCCTCTGTAATTCTACAAGTGTAGATAGTCATTTATGGATAATATAAAGTACCAATATTCCACTAACATTTAACTTATCAACTTCTTTGAAATGTTTACGTGTGCTTTTAGTAAAATATCTCATGGATAAGGAATTTACCAGCCTCTCAATAATTTAGTAAGTGATCAAGTTTTACAAGCGTGGTTTGTGAGCTACCACCACTAGAGAGAATTTACTAATATTTCAATAAAGTAGTAAATAACCAACTTCTTTCAAATTATCACCATTATCATGTTTTTATCAACGATAATTTAAAAGTGTACAAGTGTCGTTAGTAACTTATTAATGTAACAATCAACAAAAtgaccaacttcttttaaattaTCCCCGttatctggttttttttttattaaccttCAAATAAATCGATACATTATCGACTAATTTAAGTATGAAGTGTCGTTATAACTTATTAATACGATAATGAACTTACCAATATTCCTTTAAATTGGTAACTTACCATACTCTGCGGAATTTTATAAATGTGCTTAGTTAAATACCATAGTTATAGGAAATTTACTGACATCACAATATATTAGTAACTTACGCACTTCTTCAGATTTTGCAAGATTTGTCATAAACTAACAAACTTATAAGGAACATGGCAACGTTCGACTCACTTATAATACATCACCATCTTCTTTACCTTTTATGAGAATAAGAAGTAGATAGGCAACATTAtaagcaatttatcaatgtccaAATAAATTAGTAAATTGCATATCTTAAATTTTACATGCGTGGTTCATAGGgcgtgcatgataacacttttgaagtagaatttCTACTCCGGAAGAGCTTCTACAACAAAAATCTATTTGGTTACGCAACTCCGCTTTTCTACATATGGAGCCattcgaaaaagtaaaaataaaatttacttctctccaaaagttaatttctagagcaaaagtgttgccataTGTGCCCAATTAAGTTACCATCAATATAAGTAACATATCAATACTACACAATTTATAAGTAACCTCTTGCAAATTTTACAAGAAAGTTAAGTATATTCTAGGTTGTCAACATTATGGAGAATTTAACAACGTTTTAAACAGTGATAATGGCAAGATGTTGAACACTTCTCCGGTTAAGTATAGCGGTTGCTTTTTAAGTTATTTACCAACATGTAGTGGTCGTTGTGCAATTACCAACCTTAAATTTTGGAATAATTGATTACCTTTTACATGGAGAAATCTCAACTTCAACTTGGGTGAATCATTGACTCTTTTTTCCAGTTAAGCTTCAATTATGGTTATCAACTCTTATTCGACTTCTCAATTACGAATTTATGGTAACAACTTTGTCGTAACCCTCCAAAAGGTGATTCACGGGAGCGGGTTTAACTGTATTTTACATGGGAATGGACAGTTCCCCCATCGAGGTGCTCGCTCTCATTCAACAAAGGTTCTTTCCAACCCTTATGGTGAGTGACATGAAATTAGATTTGAATTCTACCTAGATGAAGTCACCACTAACCTATTTGGGACAGGTTATAAGCCTTCCTACAAAAAAGATAGATCTAGGGACAAAACTTGATTACGCTAACGTTTAAGTAGCGccattttggtttcaaaacttgTCTTGCTACGAAAGACATGAGCCGGCCTTGTCAAGTTTTAACACCCCAAGTACGTTCCTATAAGTGTTAATGcgtgcttcttttttttggcaggaaaaaaaaaacttcaatcaaACATATAAGATAAAGATCGTGTCCAAATCACGATAATGACAGGAACGCATCATAGTGATATGAGGCCTAAAAGTAAAGTGTGAGAAAGTAAACTCTATAAAAGTCGGGCAAAGTATATACATGACCACGTTGTTAAATCCCGAACAAGAACCGTGAGCTAAATTCAAAATATCACATCCACCAAGCacgatgaaaaaaatatatatataaagtgcAAAAACGTAAAACCCGATGTGGTGTCGGGCAAAGAATACCCATGGCCTCGTTATTGAGCCTCAGTGCATGAGTGCCATGAGCTAATTCAAAAACTACCAACTCTAAAGAGACCTTTTTATTATCTGCAAGCCTATCCGTAATTCAAGGTAAACTATGCCAAGCTATActaaatgacatgcaattaagaATTGTCCAATTAACATCTAAATCAGCCCATGACCCCTCGAAATCACACTCCATGGTCTCTTACAGCAATTTATAGCATGTGTTATCACCGCTTCGCCCATGCAATTGATGATTAAATATGTCCTATATTACCAGGGAATCAACTATATATTAGCACTTCATTATGGGACATTGACATAGGTTCAAATGAGCCTGCGATCGATTCATGTCCCACAAACGACCAGCAAAGAAATGGTAATCAAGGCCCATATCCCACAAATAAAGAGCAGGTAGCTACATCACGCAGCAAGATTTGAACATATACTAGACAACGTACATGTATGTTCCCACTTTTGGTTCGAAAGATGTGtaggtgaaaatatttatttcccAATCATCCCAAGGCCGAGTAATGAATAGAAAGGTATCATGAGATATAAATTGTTTTGACACAGACAATGATAGTCATCATGTATCAATGTGACTAATTATGACATGAAATAAATGAGGGAAGAACAAATGGACGTCAAAGAGAGAAGTTCTCCCGCTCGGGCATAAGGAAAGCGAGATCGAACACAATCTAATAAGTCCGAATGCATTCATGGAAAAACTGAAGGTATTAAATTCcgaatcaaaatcatacatgGTAAGCTCGAAACACACGAAACATGCCTTTTCTATAGTGTAAATAGATGTGATAAGGTCAGCAAATTGAGTAGGAGAAGGCTCTCAGGC
The genomic region above belongs to Rhodamnia argentea isolate NSW1041297 chromosome 6, ASM2092103v1, whole genome shotgun sequence and contains:
- the LOC125315511 gene encoding disease resistance protein RPV1-like, giving the protein MVECTSKSNDSKEILPIFFNVEPADVKLKTKLYSQALSKYEKRFSTQVESWEKSLIEVNEIKGWNLKKDEGRGDPIQYVIQTVLVKLNVGFKNVTEHLVGVDDRVHSIIRMLDVEYDGVQFLGIHGIGGIGKTTLAKVVYNQLSSHFEGCNFLSDIRESSQRRGPVYLQKQLLSKFLDSRSVDQIHDVDDGTNMIKRVLCKRKVLIVLDDVDDKEQLKSLAEKGNWFGSGSRIIVTTRNRSVLMAEGEVIGEVLAKKPTKISTYEVQEMEFEHALMLFSRHAFRRDSPPYHYASLSENVVSTLGKLPLALEVTGSFLSGKSKALWVDTCKKLQKAPPMEVQRTLMITYERLDNAQKQVFLDIACFFVNKDRTYPFYMWDECGYYPHNAIEALFLMSLIKIKDDNTFWMHDQVRDLGREIVHQENFKNPCKRSRVWNHEEALNILKRKEAASKLKVLDLSYCNYLMRTPDLSMLVSLERLILEGCCNLVEIDASIGKLEHLTALNLKGCDSLEKLPEEIGCLQALIEIVMPNTLRRLPETFGNLRSLLTFDVSHSRISKLPCSIGGLVKLRRLNLSECTKIEELPDSVGELQSLVELDLSSTSLDHLPDSMGNLKQLKVLRINRIRGITRLPSAIGLMEILEELDASGCGNLTGEIPEEIGSLSCLRILDLSSTKISGLPNSIGKLKQLKVLRINNLVGITRLPSAIWLMEKLEELHASRCYFMRDCRSMKRMSDLRKLRKLRKLRVGECPKLRSVEGLLGIFPEVVDSRLQVVGEFG